One segment of Pricia mediterranea DNA contains the following:
- the rhaM gene encoding L-rhamnose mutarotase: MKRLAFKMKLNPGQKEAYIKRHDEIWPKLEKLLKDSGVSEYTIFLDEETNTLFAFQKAFGDGGSQNLADHPIVQKWWDFMADIMETNADNSPVCTPLKEVYYMD; this comes from the coding sequence GTGAAAAGATTGGCATTTAAAATGAAACTGAATCCCGGTCAAAAAGAAGCCTATATTAAAAGACACGACGAAATTTGGCCAAAGCTGGAGAAGTTGTTGAAAGATTCGGGAGTCAGTGAATATACCATATTCCTCGACGAGGAAACCAACACGCTATTTGCGTTTCAAAAGGCATTCGGCGATGGGGGTTCACAGAATTTGGCCGACCACCCAATCGTACAAAAATGGTGGGATTTTATGGCGGATATCATGGAAACGAATGCTGACAATTCCCCTGTCTGTACTCCTCTAAAAGAAGTATATTATATGGATTGA
- a CDS encoding Gfo/Idh/MocA family protein, whose product MNINRRHFLKGTTAAMVLSSFGAYGIDLMHSEKPIRVGLIGAGWYGKSDLFRLIQVANVEVVSLCDVDAHMLSEAAELVSQRQKSGATPRLYSDYRKMLAEKDLDIVLIGSPDHWHALHCIEALKAGAHVYVQKPISKDVMEGEAMVAAARKYGKTVQVGTQRKSTPHLIDAKERIVDTGKLGKISHVEMCCYYHMRANGNPPLQPVPDFLDYEMWTGPAPLRPYDGLPHRRWWRTFMEYGNGIMGDMCVHMLDTVRWMLGLGWPKRISSTGGIYVQKEGESNIADTQTAVFEYDELDCVWNHRSWGTPADPDYPWSFKLYGEKGTLMGSTMQADFVPHGDNNGEPIHFDVLYEKEKYPEDLKEKDIELNAAPATRLHMLDFLAAIDQGRKPIADIQEGHISTASCILANMAMELKRPLVYNQDSLSVLNDPEATKLLQRGYREGWEHPGQSI is encoded by the coding sequence ATGAACATCAACAGACGACATTTTTTAAAAGGAACGACAGCCGCCATGGTACTATCCTCTTTCGGGGCCTATGGCATCGATTTGATGCACAGCGAAAAGCCCATTCGAGTGGGACTTATAGGTGCTGGATGGTATGGGAAGAGCGATTTGTTCCGGTTGATACAGGTGGCCAATGTGGAAGTGGTATCCCTTTGCGATGTGGACGCACATATGCTATCGGAAGCTGCCGAACTGGTCTCTCAACGCCAAAAATCCGGCGCAACACCCAGATTGTATTCGGATTACCGCAAGATGCTGGCGGAAAAAGATCTGGATATCGTACTTATCGGAAGTCCCGACCACTGGCATGCCCTGCATTGTATCGAAGCCCTAAAAGCGGGAGCCCATGTATATGTCCAGAAACCCATCAGTAAAGATGTGATGGAGGGCGAGGCGATGGTTGCCGCCGCACGCAAATATGGAAAAACCGTTCAAGTGGGCACCCAGCGTAAGAGTACGCCCCACCTGATCGATGCAAAAGAACGGATTGTGGATACGGGCAAGCTTGGTAAAATATCGCATGTTGAAATGTGCTGTTACTACCATATGCGCGCAAATGGCAATCCGCCGCTACAGCCCGTTCCAGATTTTTTGGATTACGAGATGTGGACAGGGCCCGCTCCCCTTCGCCCCTATGACGGACTGCCACATCGACGTTGGTGGCGGACATTTATGGAATATGGTAACGGCATTATGGGCGATATGTGCGTACACATGCTCGACACCGTGCGTTGGATGCTCGGCCTCGGATGGCCCAAGCGTATTAGTTCTACTGGAGGTATATACGTGCAAAAGGAGGGAGAATCGAACATAGCCGATACCCAAACGGCCGTATTCGAATACGATGAACTTGATTGTGTCTGGAACCATCGCTCTTGGGGCACCCCGGCCGACCCCGACTATCCATGGTCGTTCAAGCTCTACGGGGAAAAGGGTACGTTGATGGGCAGTACGATGCAAGCGGATTTTGTTCCCCATGGCGACAACAACGGCGAACCGATACATTTTGATGTACTTTACGAGAAAGAAAAATATCCCGAAGATTTAAAGGAAAAGGATATCGAGCTGAACGCCGCCCCCGCGACGCGACTACATATGCTCGACTTCTTGGCCGCCATTGACCAGGGAAGAAAACCTATAGCGGACATTCAGGAGGGCCATATCTCCACGGCCAGCTGTATCTTGGCGAACATGGCCATGGAATTAAAACGGCCCTTGGTCTATAATCAGGATTCCTTAAGCGTTCTCAACGACCCCGAGGCGACGAAATTGTTGCAGCGGGGGTACCGCGAAGGATGGGAACATCCGGGTCAATCCATATAA
- a CDS encoding M4 family metallopeptidase, translating to MCSNHHCFIVPPYILEELAKRGNTSCKKALNDSKRFLERRRTALNNLLVREFEDGNGERFIYDSQNTYGQRVALVRKEGDPDTEDKTANKAYETSGFVREYFRDAFGLDSVDGKGLDIISNIHYGKDYNNAYWDGDEMTYGDGDGKEFKNFASAIDVVAHELAHGITQFLANLEYRSQSGALNEHFSDVFGTVIKQKYLKQDISEADWLIGDSVVTEDFPGVAIRSMKAPGTANEFDTQPDHMDNYYSGTADNQGVHINSGIPNKAFYLSCLEIGIDECALIWFETLKNLWRTANFNDMVETIIITAQRLIDGNKVRDTAADAIANSFSEVGLAPIVA from the coding sequence ATGTGTAGCAACCATCACTGTTTTATCGTTCCGCCCTATATTCTGGAAGAACTCGCCAAGCGCGGGAATACCAGTTGCAAAAAAGCCTTAAACGATTCCAAACGATTTTTGGAAAGAAGACGAACAGCCCTCAATAACCTGTTGGTAAGAGAGTTCGAAGATGGGAACGGGGAGCGTTTCATTTACGATTCGCAGAACACCTACGGACAGCGGGTGGCCTTGGTCCGTAAAGAAGGTGATCCGGATACCGAAGATAAAACGGCCAACAAGGCCTACGAGACTTCCGGTTTTGTGAGGGAGTATTTCAGGGATGCTTTCGGACTGGATTCCGTTGACGGTAAGGGTCTGGACATAATTTCGAACATCCACTACGGAAAAGACTATAACAATGCGTACTGGGACGGCGACGAAATGACCTATGGCGATGGGGATGGCAAGGAGTTTAAAAACTTCGCCAGTGCCATCGATGTGGTAGCGCACGAGCTGGCGCACGGAATAACCCAATTTCTTGCGAATTTGGAGTATCGAAGCCAGTCCGGTGCCCTGAACGAACATTTTTCCGATGTATTCGGCACGGTAATCAAGCAAAAATACCTAAAGCAGGATATTTCGGAAGCGGATTGGCTCATTGGTGATTCCGTGGTTACGGAAGATTTCCCGGGAGTGGCCATCCGATCGATGAAAGCACCCGGTACGGCCAACGAATTCGACACCCAACCGGATCATATGGACAATTATTATTCCGGTACGGCGGATAATCAGGGGGTTCATATAAATTCCGGAATTCCGAACAAGGCGTTCTATCTCAGCTGTCTGGAAATCGGAATCGACGAATGTGCATTGATTTGGTTCGAAACCTTGAAAAACTTATGGCGAACGGCCAATTTCAACGATATGGTCGAAACGATTATCATAACCGCTCAACGCCTTATTGACGGGAACAAGGTACGTGATACGGCCGCAGACGCCATTGCGAATAGTTTTTCAGAGGTCGGGCTAGCACCGATAGTGGCCTGA
- a CDS encoding GntR family transcriptional regulator, whose amino-acid sequence MQQKINIRDRVREHLLSQMQAGHLEAGQSINLAALSRKLKVSVTPIREALTQLQQSQIVQAVPNRGFSIAKVNPEEAKNLYELVAHLELLALEESTFDTAAIEGLKTQRDIVAKAEDSLERVNAYMEFHRLLTKNYNNSVVQQILKDLKTRIFFYERQFMANDSFHYNSNAQHDAIISAIEDDNIPSASLFLKMNWMLIQSYIEKQLVVL is encoded by the coding sequence ATGCAACAAAAAATCAACATTCGGGACCGCGTTAGGGAACATCTTTTGAGCCAGATGCAGGCGGGCCATCTAGAAGCGGGCCAGAGCATCAATTTAGCGGCGCTGTCAAGAAAATTAAAGGTCAGTGTGACCCCAATTCGCGAGGCGCTGACCCAGCTCCAACAATCCCAGATTGTGCAGGCCGTGCCCAACAGGGGATTTAGTATCGCCAAGGTCAATCCCGAGGAAGCCAAAAACCTGTACGAACTCGTCGCGCATTTAGAACTGCTCGCACTTGAGGAGTCCACCTTCGACACCGCGGCCATTGAGGGCCTCAAGACCCAAAGGGATATTGTGGCCAAGGCCGAGGATTCCCTGGAGCGTGTCAATGCCTATATGGAATTCCATCGCTTGCTGACCAAAAACTACAATAATTCGGTGGTGCAGCAGATTTTGAAGGACTTGAAGACCCGTATCTTTTTTTACGAGCGGCAGTTTATGGCCAACGATTCCTTCCACTACAATTCCAATGCCCAGCACGACGCCATCATTTCGGCGATCGAGGATGATAATATCCCCTCTGCCTCGTTATTCTTGAAAATGAACTGGATGTTGATACAGAGCTATATCGAAAAGCAACTGGTGGTATTGTAG
- a CDS encoding cold-shock protein, translating into MAKSQQTYSKTEKEKKRLKKREEKQKKKEARKAEKDSGEGIPFAYVDHMGNLVDTPPDPSEKVKVDADEIVLGIPPKEEGDEEKFDPIRNGKVSFYDFEKGFGFIIDSENNEKYFVHVSGLIDEINEGDKVSFELEMGRKGLNAVRVKQV; encoded by the coding sequence ATGGCTAAATCGCAGCAAACTTACAGTAAGACCGAAAAAGAGAAAAAACGCTTGAAAAAGCGCGAAGAGAAACAAAAGAAAAAGGAGGCCCGCAAGGCTGAAAAGGACAGTGGTGAGGGCATACCTTTTGCGTATGTGGACCATATGGGCAATTTGGTCGATACCCCGCCGGACCCATCGGAAAAGGTCAAGGTAGATGCAGACGAAATTGTACTGGGCATTCCCCCAAAGGAAGAGGGCGACGAAGAAAAGTTCGACCCGATAAGAAACGGCAAGGTTTCTTTCTACGATTTTGAAAAAGGTTTTGGGTTTATTATCGACTCCGAAAATAACGAAAAGTATTTCGTACACGTCAGTGGCCTGATCGACGAAATTAATGAGGGCGACAAAGTATCTTTTGAACTTGAGATGGGCAGGAAAGGTCTGAACGCCGTTCGGGTAAAGCAGGTTTAG
- a CDS encoding 3-keto-disaccharide hydrolase has product MPRFILLLVIFSMVGSARAQSTMSLFNGKNLSGWRVDVPKMDSVPNTRNPFIVREGLLVSLGTPQGHLITDKEYRDFRLEVEYRFAGEPGNCGILVFASTPRSLYKMFPKSIEVQMMHENAGDFWCIVEDITVDNMVERRGPKEEWGITEGEKRRILNLTDNSENPVGEWNRMVVECLDNEIKVWVNGDFVNHGYDATASSGQIAVQAEGSEVEFRKLELAPITEFSASPD; this is encoded by the coding sequence ATGCCTAGGTTCATCTTATTGCTAGTTATATTTTCTATGGTCGGTTCCGCCAGGGCGCAATCGACCATGAGTCTTTTCAATGGCAAAAATCTTTCCGGATGGCGTGTTGATGTGCCCAAAATGGACAGTGTCCCCAATACTAGAAATCCCTTTATTGTTCGTGAAGGGCTTCTGGTAAGCTTAGGCACACCTCAAGGACATCTTATAACTGATAAGGAATATCGCGATTTCCGATTGGAAGTAGAATATCGCTTCGCCGGCGAACCCGGCAATTGTGGCATACTTGTATTTGCATCGACCCCCCGGTCGCTCTATAAAATGTTCCCGAAATCCATTGAGGTACAGATGATGCACGAAAATGCCGGTGACTTCTGGTGTATTGTCGAGGATATTACCGTGGATAATATGGTAGAACGGCGAGGACCAAAAGAGGAATGGGGAATTACCGAAGGTGAAAAAAGACGGATTTTAAATCTGACCGACAATTCTGAAAATCCGGTAGGGGAGTGGAACCGGATGGTTGTTGAATGTCTCGATAACGAAATTAAGGTGTGGGTGAACGGTGACTTTGTCAATCATGGTTACGACGCCACTGCCAGCAGCGGGCAGATTGCGGTACAGGCCGAAGGTTCTGAGGTGGAGTTCAGAAAGCTTGAACTTGCACCGATTACTGAATTCAGTGCTTCTCCGGATTAG
- a CDS encoding DUF481 domain-containing protein: MPKLKEQLIVLLFFGFVTGLNAQLVNIESKRMQKDSVRFALKSDVLFDYTDTNGKYIFEIGTNVATQLKSKDLKKIFFFIGNFDLIRSQDQDFQNSWFFHLRYNQKLSNLFRLEAFVQNQNNTLLTITSRNLVGAGIRLKVISTEWSRLYLGNTYMYEIETSKETDQRFFNHRNSSYLSLSQAFDRTKLELTGTVYFQPLYDEIANHRILGQLKAELPITQIVSLSALYDYFYSSFSIAQGSDRSSQLKVGLTFNL; the protein is encoded by the coding sequence ATGCCCAAGCTTAAAGAACAGCTTATCGTTTTACTTTTTTTCGGTTTTGTTACTGGATTGAACGCCCAGCTCGTCAATATTGAGTCGAAACGTATGCAGAAAGATTCCGTTCGGTTTGCCCTAAAAAGTGATGTACTCTTCGATTATACGGATACCAACGGAAAATATATTTTTGAGATCGGTACGAACGTGGCGACGCAGTTAAAGTCAAAAGACCTGAAAAAGATTTTCTTTTTTATCGGAAACTTTGACCTGATACGAAGTCAGGACCAAGATTTTCAGAACTCTTGGTTTTTTCACCTGCGGTACAACCAAAAACTCTCCAATTTGTTCCGATTGGAGGCCTTTGTCCAGAACCAGAACAATACCCTGTTGACGATAACATCTAGAAATCTGGTAGGTGCCGGCATCCGATTAAAGGTAATTTCGACGGAATGGTCCAGATTATACTTGGGGAATACGTATATGTATGAAATTGAAACAAGCAAAGAAACCGATCAGCGCTTTTTCAACCATAGAAACAGCAGCTATCTTTCGCTGTCACAGGCGTTTGATAGAACAAAACTGGAACTCACCGGAACGGTATATTTTCAACCGCTCTACGATGAAATCGCCAATCACCGGATTCTGGGTCAATTGAAAGCGGAATTACCGATTACGCAAATTGTGAGTCTTTCTGCGCTTTACGATTATTTTTATAGTAGTTTTTCAATAGCCCAGGGAAGCGACCGCTCTTCCCAGTTGAAGGTGGGACTCACGTTTAATCTATAA
- a CDS encoding SDR family oxidoreductase, with translation MENVLVAGAHGTTGKHIINILNNSKDYKPIAMIRKADQKDFFNIKNVETVLADLEDNLSQAVEGVDKVIFAAGSGGEKVVEVDQEGAKRLVDASKKAEIKKFVMLSSIGAGRPEKADQLKEYLKAKHKADEYLKDSGLDYTIVRPGTLNNEQGTGKVKVKKELESVGEIPREDVARILVAALQNTTAHNTAFEVVSGEVVIEEALKELKK, from the coding sequence ATGGAAAACGTACTAGTAGCTGGTGCACACGGCACCACCGGAAAACACATTATAAACATTCTAAACAACTCAAAGGATTACAAACCTATCGCCATGATCCGCAAGGCCGACCAGAAGGATTTTTTTAACATTAAAAACGTCGAAACCGTTTTGGCCGATCTTGAGGATAATCTTTCCCAAGCGGTAGAAGGTGTCGATAAGGTCATATTTGCAGCCGGATCTGGTGGTGAAAAAGTGGTCGAGGTCGATCAGGAAGGAGCCAAGCGACTCGTCGATGCAAGTAAGAAAGCCGAAATTAAGAAATTCGTGATGCTCAGTTCGATAGGAGCGGGGCGACCTGAGAAGGCCGATCAGCTCAAGGAGTATCTTAAGGCAAAACACAAAGCGGACGAATATCTGAAAGACAGCGGGCTTGATTATACTATTGTTAGACCTGGCACCTTGAATAATGAACAGGGTACGGGTAAAGTCAAAGTAAAGAAGGAATTGGAGTCGGTCGGGGAAATTCCCAGGGAAGATGTTGCCCGGATTCTGGTTGCTGCGTTGCAAAACACTACCGCGCACAACACCGCTTTTGAGGTTGTTTCGGGAGAAGTTGTGATTGAAGAGGCTTTGAAGGAACTAAAAAAGTAA
- a CDS encoding DUF4251 domain-containing protein translates to MLIVFLVSILYSCGSSSRVTDNAQSQRLEELVSEKHFEIRSDQAMPMATASLNSISDAGLFPPGSSAGQISLIGNPNYLKVTGDSVAIYLPYFGERQMGGGYNHDGPGIKLEGIPDEMEITKDEQKQRYIVQIEMKKATESFDIEVTLFPNMNSIISVNSSQRFPIRYSGTVQPIPSEDK, encoded by the coding sequence ATGTTGATAGTATTCCTTGTAAGTATCCTTTATTCCTGTGGAAGTAGTTCAAGGGTAACGGACAATGCGCAAAGCCAACGATTGGAAGAATTGGTCTCGGAAAAACATTTCGAGATCCGATCGGATCAGGCAATGCCTATGGCGACCGCAAGCTTAAACAGTATTTCGGATGCGGGACTTTTTCCGCCAGGCAGTTCGGCCGGTCAGATCAGTCTCATCGGAAACCCGAATTATTTGAAGGTTACGGGAGATAGTGTCGCCATTTACCTTCCTTATTTTGGGGAGCGACAGATGGGTGGAGGATATAACCATGATGGTCCCGGGATTAAGCTAGAAGGTATTCCGGACGAAATGGAGATTACAAAAGACGAGCAAAAACAACGCTATATCGTTCAAATTGAGATGAAAAAAGCTACGGAAAGCTTTGATATAGAGGTCACTCTGTTTCCGAATATGAATAGTATAATCAGTGTGAACAGCTCACAGCGTTTTCCCATCCGCTACAGTGGTACCGTTCAACCGATACCGAGCGAAGACAAGTAA
- a CDS encoding NAD-dependent succinate-semialdehyde dehydrogenase, with product METTKNGFATINPATGKEIKEYALMSDEEAFKAVERCHKAFEEWRLKSSAERGKIIKAIGKELSKNKDKFASLMTQEMGKVLKQGEQEIDLCAGICDYTADHSSKELAEVERDLPNGGRGVISYSPIGVIYGIQPWNFPAYQAVRYSIANLMAGNGVLLKHAESVSGSALLLKEIYEDAGLPKDLFTVLLIDHDQSDKIIEHDLVRGVTLTGSPDAGRTIAKKAGAVLKKTVLELGSNDAYLVLDDADVELAAKVCVQGRIYNNGETCVAAKRFIVVDKVYDGFKEAFTKGMKAIKMGDPTKSDSDIGPMAREDLRDKLHEQVEKSVQKGAKVVLGGEKPEGNGFYYPATILENLEPGQPAYDDELFGPVASLIRAKDNEDAMGIANSSRFGLGGGIFSKDEDKAFELAKKHFDTGMVFINSFGLAQPNMPFGGVKDSGYGREHGGFGIREFVNAKAVMKVNMED from the coding sequence ATGGAAACAACTAAAAATGGGTTCGCGACGATAAATCCCGCGACCGGAAAAGAAATTAAGGAATACGCTCTTATGAGCGATGAAGAAGCATTCAAGGCTGTCGAAAGGTGCCACAAAGCTTTTGAGGAATGGCGTTTAAAATCCTCCGCCGAACGTGGCAAAATTATCAAGGCTATCGGAAAGGAGCTGTCCAAAAATAAGGATAAGTTCGCCAGCTTAATGACCCAAGAAATGGGGAAGGTCCTAAAACAGGGCGAACAGGAAATCGACCTTTGCGCCGGTATCTGTGATTATACCGCAGATCATAGCAGTAAGGAACTGGCTGAAGTAGAGCGCGATTTGCCGAACGGAGGTAGGGGAGTCATTTCGTACTCGCCGATAGGGGTCATCTACGGCATCCAACCTTGGAACTTTCCGGCATATCAGGCCGTGCGGTATTCCATTGCGAACCTAATGGCAGGTAACGGGGTGCTATTGAAACATGCCGAAAGCGTATCGGGATCCGCATTACTTTTAAAAGAAATTTATGAGGATGCAGGACTTCCAAAGGATCTTTTTACGGTTTTGCTTATCGATCATGACCAATCCGACAAAATTATCGAACACGACTTGGTACGTGGGGTCACCCTGACGGGAAGTCCCGATGCAGGTAGGACCATTGCCAAAAAGGCGGGGGCGGTCTTGAAAAAGACAGTACTTGAACTCGGCAGTAACGATGCGTACTTAGTGCTGGACGATGCCGACGTAGAATTGGCCGCAAAAGTATGTGTCCAAGGCCGAATTTATAATAATGGGGAAACCTGTGTAGCGGCAAAACGATTTATAGTTGTAGATAAGGTTTACGATGGATTTAAGGAGGCGTTTACCAAGGGGATGAAAGCGATTAAAATGGGAGACCCTACCAAGAGCGATTCCGACATAGGGCCCATGGCGCGGGAAGACTTGCGAGATAAATTACACGAGCAAGTCGAAAAAAGTGTACAAAAGGGAGCCAAAGTGGTCCTTGGAGGAGAAAAACCGGAAGGGAACGGTTTCTACTATCCGGCAACCATCTTAGAAAACCTTGAGCCCGGGCAACCCGCATATGACGATGAGCTTTTTGGTCCCGTAGCTTCTTTGATACGAGCAAAAGATAACGAAGACGCCATGGGTATCGCCAATTCCAGCCGCTTCGGCCTAGGGGGTGGTATTTTCTCGAAAGATGAGGATAAAGCCTTCGAACTTGCCAAAAAGCATTTTGATACCGGAATGGTCTTCATTAATTCATTTGGACTCGCCCAGCCCAATATGCCGTTCGGCGGGGTGAAGGATTCGGGTTACGGCAGGGAACACGGTGGCTTCGGCATTCGTGAGTTTGTCAATGCTAAGGCGGTGATGAAAGTAAATATGGAAGACTGA
- a CDS encoding OsmC family protein, which translates to MNFTRNASANWEGSIKEGKGNITTGSGALDKAKYAFGTRFKDEKGTNPEELIGAAHAGCYTMQLSGLLGENDYTPNDLHTDAKVTFEDGEITKIALSVSGKVPNIKEDEFVELAEKAKKICPVSKLLDTNITLEAKLEA; encoded by the coding sequence ATGAATTTTACAAGAAACGCTTCCGCCAATTGGGAAGGAAGCATTAAAGAAGGAAAAGGAAATATAACCACGGGCAGTGGTGCATTAGATAAGGCAAAATATGCCTTCGGCACCCGTTTTAAGGACGAAAAAGGAACCAATCCCGAAGAACTTATCGGGGCGGCCCATGCCGGGTGCTATACCATGCAATTAAGCGGCCTATTGGGCGAAAACGACTATACGCCAAATGACCTACATACCGATGCGAAAGTCACTTTTGAGGATGGTGAAATCACTAAGATTGCCCTGAGCGTATCAGGTAAAGTACCTAACATAAAGGAAGATGAATTCGTGGAATTGGCTGAGAAAGCCAAGAAAATATGTCCCGTTTCCAAATTATTGGATACAAATATCACCTTAGAGGCCAAGTTGGAGGCATAG
- a CDS encoding NAD(P)-dependent alcohol dehydrogenase, translating into MSKKVNAYGAKDSQADLEPMSIKRRDVLKDDVEIDITYCGVCHSDIHTVKNDWGNSVYPMIPGHEIIGRVTAVGEKVSDFKEGQLVGVGCMVDSCQSCSACEDDMEQFCEKGATMTYGSKDEHMDDHTHGGYTTSIVVDKKFVLHIPENIDEKAAAPLLCAGITTYSPLKNWNVKKGDKVGVIGLGGLGHMGVKLADAMGAHVVMITTSPDKAEDAERLGADEVLISKDKDAMKEHQGSFDFILNTIPVGHDMNPYINLLKRDATMVLVGAVEPLEPVHGGGLIMGRKRIAGSLIGGIKETQEMLDFCGEHNIVSDIELIDISDINKAYDRVMDSDVKYRFVIDMASLKN; encoded by the coding sequence ATGAGTAAAAAAGTAAATGCCTACGGGGCAAAAGATTCCCAAGCAGATCTCGAGCCGATGTCCATAAAAAGACGCGACGTGCTAAAAGATGACGTTGAAATCGACATCACCTATTGCGGCGTCTGCCATAGCGATATCCACACCGTAAAGAACGACTGGGGCAATTCCGTTTATCCGATGATTCCCGGACATGAGATCATTGGCCGTGTGACCGCGGTAGGGGAGAAAGTTTCCGATTTTAAGGAAGGCCAGTTGGTCGGTGTTGGCTGCATGGTCGACTCTTGCCAGAGCTGTTCTGCCTGTGAGGACGATATGGAGCAGTTCTGTGAAAAGGGAGCCACCATGACTTATGGAAGTAAAGACGAGCATATGGACGACCATACCCATGGCGGATACACCACATCGATCGTGGTGGATAAGAAATTTGTGTTGCATATTCCGGAGAACATCGACGAGAAAGCGGCGGCGCCACTATTATGTGCAGGAATTACGACCTATTCCCCTTTGAAAAACTGGAACGTCAAGAAAGGCGATAAAGTAGGTGTAATCGGGTTGGGCGGTCTCGGACACATGGGCGTTAAATTGGCAGATGCCATGGGCGCGCATGTCGTGATGATCACGACCTCCCCCGACAAGGCGGAGGATGCCGAGCGTTTGGGGGCAGACGAAGTGCTGATCTCAAAGGATAAGGATGCCATGAAAGAACATCAGGGCAGTTTTGACTTTATTCTGAACACGATTCCCGTTGGCCATGATATGAATCCTTATATCAACCTATTGAAAAGAGATGCCACCATGGTACTCGTGGGGGCGGTGGAACCCTTGGAACCCGTTCATGGAGGAGGCTTGATAATGGGTCGAAAGCGCATCGCGGGATCCCTTATCGGCGGCATTAAGGAAACTCAGGAAATGCTGGATTTCTGTGGGGAACACAATATCGTTTCCGATATCGAACTCATTGACATCAGTGATATCAACAAGGCTTACGACCGCGTGATGGACTCCGACGTAAAGTACCGATTCGTAATAGATATGGCTTCTTTGAAGAACTGA
- a CDS encoding LLM class flavin-dependent oxidoreductase: protein MKKTKYSLLELAMVGEDIDHDEVFKNSVETAQKAEDMGYHRFWLAEHHNMISIASSATVVLIGHIAGHTDTIRVGSGGIMLPNHSPLIVAEQFGTLGHLYPKRVDLGLGRAPGTDQVTAHAIRSDRMSAVHRFPDEVREIQSYFENRSTAEKVRATVAEGVDMPLYILGSSTDSAHLAAKLGLPYVFASHFAPGQLHQALSIYHNEFEPSENLERPYTIAGINIIAADSHGEAERRSTSMYRMMLGVLTNQLDYMRRPTDMTEDIRQLRDHPALRQMLKYTFVGDQDHVKEKTEEFVRDTGVDEVISTSYLYHQEHRLQSIALFANAMKELQFEQIDHGI, encoded by the coding sequence ATGAAAAAGACAAAATATTCCCTTCTGGAACTCGCTATGGTAGGAGAGGATATAGATCACGATGAGGTATTCAAGAACAGTGTTGAGACGGCACAAAAAGCCGAAGATATGGGGTACCATCGCTTCTGGTTGGCGGAACACCACAACATGATCAGTATCGCCAGTTCGGCTACCGTAGTTTTAATAGGCCATATCGCTGGCCATACCGACACTATTCGCGTCGGCTCTGGCGGCATTATGCTTCCAAACCATTCTCCCTTGATCGTTGCGGAGCAATTCGGTACTCTGGGACACTTGTATCCGAAGAGGGTCGATCTGGGATTGGGAAGGGCCCCTGGCACCGATCAGGTAACGGCCCATGCCATACGTAGCGACCGTATGAGTGCCGTTCACCGGTTTCCCGATGAGGTACGGGAAATCCAAAGTTATTTTGAAAACCGCTCCACGGCGGAAAAAGTACGCGCAACTGTGGCGGAAGGAGTTGACATGCCCCTCTATATTCTTGGATCTAGTACCGACAGCGCCCATTTGGCGGCAAAATTGGGTTTACCCTATGTATTTGCGAGTCATTTTGCTCCCGGTCAATTGCATCAGGCACTTTCCATTTACCACAACGAATTCGAGCCATCCGAAAATCTTGAACGTCCCTACACCATTGCAGGGATCAACATCATTGCTGCAGACAGTCATGGAGAAGCGGAACGCCGCTCTACCAGTATGTACCGGATGATGTTGGGGGTACTTACCAATCAATTGGACTATATGCGACGGCCCACCGATATGACCGAAGACATCCGGCAATTGCGGGATCATCCGGCACTACGGCAAATGTTAAAGTATACCTTCGTGGGAGACCAGGACCACGTCAAGGAAAAAACCGAAGAGTTTGTTCGGGATACAGGAGTCGATGAAGTGATTAGCACATCCTACCTATACCATCAAGAACACCGGCTGCAATCCATAGCGCTATTTGCGAACGCAATGAAGGAACTACAATTTGAACAAATTGACCATGGCATTTGA